Proteins encoded by one window of Rhodamnia argentea isolate NSW1041297 chromosome 6, ASM2092103v1, whole genome shotgun sequence:
- the LOC115755545 gene encoding probable galacturonosyltransferase-like 3 isoform X2: MPPPPHHCLLFSLFLISAASSAVVTDLPEFREAPAFRNGGECPKTTWPTRPQQGDADADIIHIAMTLDTTYLRGSVAGVFSVLQHASCPENLVFHFVAASRLRPVLRRTIASTFPYLTFRLYHFNADLVRGKLWSIDLRDRVLGAPEYCHANFTAYFTRRFWSSPAHAAALRGRRPCYFNTGVMVIDLWRWREGRYTERLEGWMRIQKRERIYELGSLPPFLLVFAGEVEGVEHRWNQHGLGGDNVRGQCRDLHPGPVSLLHWSGKGKPWLRLDSRRQCPLDSLWAPYDLLRHPSLFSDS, from the exons ATGCCTCCGCCACCTCACCATtgcctccttttctctctcttcctcatctcCGCCGCTTCCTCCGCCGTCGTCACCGACCTCCCGGAGTTCCGAGAAGCCCCCGCGTTCCGTAACGGCGGAGAGTGCCCCAAAACGACGTGGCCGACACGCCCACAGCAGGGGGACGCCGACGCCGACATCATCCACATCGCGATGACCCTCGACACCACCTACCTCCGGGGCTCCGTCGCCGGGGTCTTCTCCGTCCTTCAGCACGCCTCCTGCCCCGAGAACCTCGTCTTCCACTTCGTCGCCGCCTCCCGCCTCCGCCCCGTCCTCCGCCGCACCATCGCCTCCACCTTCCCCTACCTGACGTTCCGCCTCTACCACTTCAACGCGGACCTCGTCCGCGGCAAG CTCTGGTCCATCGACCTCCGAGACCGGGTCCTCGGGGCCCCCGAGTACTGCCACGCCAACTTCACCGCCTACTTCACCCGGCGGTTCTGGTCCAGCCCGGCCCACGCGGCGGCGCTCCGGGGGCGGAGGCCGTGCTACTTCAACACGGGCGTGATGGTGATCGACCTGTGGAGATGGCGAGAGGGCAGGTACACGGAGAGGCTGGAGGGGTGGATGAGGATACAGAAGAGGGAGAGGATCTACGAGCTGGGGTCGCTGCCGCCGTTCCTGCTGGTGTTCGCGGGCGAGGTGGAGGGGGTGGAGCACCGGTGGAACCAGCACGGGCTGGGAGGGGACAATGTGAGGGGGCAGTGCCGGGATCTGCACCCGGGGCCGGTGAGCCTCCTCCACTGGAGCGGAAAGGGAAAGCCGTGGCTGCGGCTGGACTCGCGGCGGCAGTGCCCGCTGGACTCGCTGTGGGCGCCGTACGACCTGCTGCGCCACCCGTCGCTGTTCTCCGACAGCTGA
- the LOC115755545 gene encoding probable galacturonosyltransferase-like 3 isoform X1 produces MPPPPHHCLLFSLFLISAASSAVVTDLPEFREAPAFRNGGECPKTTWPTRPQQGDADADIIHIAMTLDTTYLRGSVAGVFSVLQHASCPENLVFHFVAASRLRPVLRRTIASTFPYLTFRLYHFNADLVRGKITYSVRRALDQPLNYARMYLAELLPTSVRRIIYFDSDLIVVDDVAKLWSIDLRDRVLGAPEYCHANFTAYFTRRFWSSPAHAAALRGRRPCYFNTGVMVIDLWRWREGRYTERLEGWMRIQKRERIYELGSLPPFLLVFAGEVEGVEHRWNQHGLGGDNVRGQCRDLHPGPVSLLHWSGKGKPWLRLDSRRQCPLDSLWAPYDLLRHPSLFSDS; encoded by the coding sequence ATGCCTCCGCCACCTCACCATtgcctccttttctctctcttcctcatctcCGCCGCTTCCTCCGCCGTCGTCACCGACCTCCCGGAGTTCCGAGAAGCCCCCGCGTTCCGTAACGGCGGAGAGTGCCCCAAAACGACGTGGCCGACACGCCCACAGCAGGGGGACGCCGACGCCGACATCATCCACATCGCGATGACCCTCGACACCACCTACCTCCGGGGCTCCGTCGCCGGGGTCTTCTCCGTCCTTCAGCACGCCTCCTGCCCCGAGAACCTCGTCTTCCACTTCGTCGCCGCCTCCCGCCTCCGCCCCGTCCTCCGCCGCACCATCGCCTCCACCTTCCCCTACCTGACGTTCCGCCTCTACCACTTCAACGCGGACCTCGTCCGCGGCAAGATCACCTACTCCGTCCGCCGCGCCCTGGACCAGCCCCTCAACTACGCCCGGATGTACCTCGCGGAGCTCCTCCCCACCTCCGTCCGCCGCATCATCTACTTCGACTCGGACCTCATCGTCGTCGACGACGTGGCCAAGCTCTGGTCCATCGACCTCCGAGACCGGGTCCTCGGGGCCCCCGAGTACTGCCACGCCAACTTCACCGCCTACTTCACCCGGCGGTTCTGGTCCAGCCCGGCCCACGCGGCGGCGCTCCGGGGGCGGAGGCCGTGCTACTTCAACACGGGCGTGATGGTGATCGACCTGTGGAGATGGCGAGAGGGCAGGTACACGGAGAGGCTGGAGGGGTGGATGAGGATACAGAAGAGGGAGAGGATCTACGAGCTGGGGTCGCTGCCGCCGTTCCTGCTGGTGTTCGCGGGCGAGGTGGAGGGGGTGGAGCACCGGTGGAACCAGCACGGGCTGGGAGGGGACAATGTGAGGGGGCAGTGCCGGGATCTGCACCCGGGGCCGGTGAGCCTCCTCCACTGGAGCGGAAAGGGAAAGCCGTGGCTGCGGCTGGACTCGCGGCGGCAGTGCCCGCTGGACTCGCTGTGGGCGCCGTACGACCTGCTGCGCCACCCGTCGCTGTTCTCCGACAGCTGA